The window CACACGTGGCGAATCATTCCCCCACAGGGGTTCCCTCCGGTGTGGCCAGAGGCGCCACCCGCACCACGATCGGATGCCGTCCCGACCGCACAGCGGCGAAGGTCCGCGCGGTGACCGCGCATCCCCCGGCCGTCCGATCGTGATCGCGAGAGGCGGGCAATGTCCCTCCGTACGCACTCGGTAAATGGGCCGGGCCGTCGACGAATATGTCCACGACGTGTCTGGCTGGTCGTGGTCGTCGTCTCCGGGCCGCAGTAAAGCGAGGTCCGTCGAGAGATTCGGTTTCGACTGACGCACAGGTGTCCGGGACCCCACCCGGTCAGCGGTCGTCCGTGCTCATCGTCCAGCTCCATCTGCTGGTCTCCCAAGGCCCAGGCCATGCACGCAGACCGCACACCTGGGTGCGGCTTATCTGCAGCTAGACTTTGGTTTCCCCTGCTTCATGGAACATGATGAGTTCAGTTTGAATGATTCTGATTTCTCGCTGCACGGCAGCTGGTGCTGTAAATATGAATGCTGTTTACTGTTTAGAGGTGTTAATTGGTGATCCTTAGTTCAaagttttgtactacttttccAAAATGAAATCTCAATttgaaaaattagtacaaaattttgaactaaagagagttggaggtgcacctaagaatATAATCACCAATTAACACCCTTGACTTGATGTTGTTACTTCTACTCTCACTGTCTCAAATGTAAATCCATTCAGTTTAGTTTGCAGAGACCAGAGTATTTTCCTTTATATCAAAAAGCAAATAATATGTCCGTTAGGACAAAAACACGGTctaccacaaaaaaaaaacacaatctCCAGTTTGCCTTTTACTGCAAAAATTGAACTGGAATAAAGAGCTAACGAGTTTTATGTCATGATGAATCTACTAGCACTAGCCTTATTATCACAATGTATGAGTTGTTAAATATTGACAGTAAAAGCTAAAAACTTTAATTTGTAAGAAGAGGAACTACCATTTTCTTCGGCACATATTCATTTCATGTCAATCTCCATTCTAACACTACTTAAATGCATTTATAACAACCAAATGAAGATTGCAGTTAATTTAAGTTCAAATAGACAATAAGgtaattatatatatacccTTACATTAATTCTTATAACCAAGTTCAAATAGATTACTATGTCCAGGATTGATCAAATGAAATAATGACTGTAAGCTCAATTAGCTGGGTCACACATGATTGCGATGAACAACGTAGACTTCCTGGCTTTTAAAAGCAACTTTTTACTGTTTGTAGGTATTGGTGCTATGAATACTACAGTTAATTTAGGCACCTTATATATGGAGCTACAGCTCCATATAATTGTTGATGGCTCAAAAAGATTGACCAATATGCATCAAACCATATATACGAGTCTCCTCTCGTGTACAAGCATCCAAATTCATGAACTTAGTTAGAGGGTCTCATAATATTTAGAAGTTGTTGCCTTGTTGAGTCACAAAACAGTGTGTGCAAGCACCAAAGATACAAGAGGATTCTTCTCCCCACCTCACTCTAAGCTAAACACACACCTAGCAAAGATGCACTACATTAAGGTCTAATATAGCAAAATTCAAATCTTAATCTCGTACTTTTCAGCAgccttttccacttccatcctCTATTTAAAAGTTTTTCTGGTGACGCGTCCAATATTGAACAATTGTGTTCATCACCGTGTGGGTGAAGTGGGAGACTCGATGCATTTCTCAACCCTCCTAAAATTGGTCAGTGAGCTCATTGCTCATCAACGGACCTTCCGGTTAGTATAACTCGCAAGTCACAAGGACTTCTAGTCTTCCCTTGAACAGTGCTTTCATGAAGTGCCTGGTGCGCATTTTGACAAGGACTTATCCAATTAAAGCTTTCTTTTTTTCCAGATTCAAATTCTCTGATATCTTGGGTCTTCTCTTGATCTACTAATTAATTTCTTTGCATCTTGATCTTGATTTGAGGCATTTGGTCATCCAAATGTATCACCTTGCATCCATCAGAAAAAATCCATGTATACTAGTTAATTATGTTCCACCAAAATACATCAATCATATGGCCATTTGATTTTTCACCTCCCTTGTTTCATCAATGACAACTATTTAAAAATTAGTCaaactttatatttttttgacCAATAGCGTACAACTAAAGTTGCATCAATATATTCATACTATCTTCTAATTGATTTAAACATGATGTTGATTTGTAGTAAATAACAAGATATTGTGAAGGAACTTAGTAGGCAATATATACTTTCCATGACATTTTCTTTCTAAAACATCTAGCCTTACTTAGATTGCTGTGTAGAGAGAATCTACTAGATCCTTGTTGGAACAGCCGTTTGTCTTATGTCAATTTTGTTAGCTATTTTTTTGTGTCAAGAAAATATGTGTTTGCTGATTCATTTTAGGTATCAAGAAACATTTGAATGAATCTGAAAGCATAATCTGCTACACGAACCATCCACTAAACAAACCGTCAAAAAACTGCATATATGTATCCTAATGTTTTAATTAGGTGCTATATAATATTTATCGTGGATCTgtgtttcgcaaaaaaaaatgaagtacGTCGGCACTAATCAGGCTTACCAAAGACCAAAGGACGTAGTAAAGCCGTTCAAGCTAGTCCCCTTCAACTTCAAACTTCAAAGGCTGGTCTTTATCTCAGAGATCctgataaataaaaataaacaatGCAAAAATGAAAGGACGACCAATGTTCAGTGCTGCTTATTAGGTGTGTTATAAAAGGCACCGTATCCTATGGAAACCAAGACTCttgtgcaaactatgaaaactccaACGAAGGCCACAGGATCCCCGTCTGAGGGCTAGGGGAAGAGTTGGGGAAATTTTCCATTTTGACGCCCGCCTCTcccccgccggccaccattgCCTGGTACTATTGCAAATCACCCCCTCCATCCGACGCGCCGTCCGACGTTCCGTCCGCACTCGTTCCGTCTCCCCAGGCAGGGCCTTCCctaggcgccgccggcctcgagctccagccgcgccgccgtcacgTACGACCTCCAGCACGTTCGCGGCTCCTCCAACGCCGCCTCCCTCGGGTACAAGCTCCAGCACAACCGCGTCTCCCCAGGCCTCGCCTCCGTTCCGGTTCGACTGCCTGCCCTATGTCGTGATGGGGCGCCCTCGTCTcgattcgccgccgccgccccctcgctgcgccgccgccgccccttcaccaagctgccgctgctgctgtggATTTCGCCCCATCGCTGTGCCAAGGCCCCCATCGCCACATGGAACTGATTATTGGCTCTATAACTTGGGTGAGTCTTCAGTTGCTCTGTTTCCTTCCCTTTTCAGATCATGTTTTAGCTTTACATCATCTCAAATACATGTCCTCTAGATTGTCTTACTACCCTGATCATCTCAAGGGAGGCTGCGGCGACCCAGTtcgagtccggcggcggcgaccgaagGGAGGATCTCGGAACGACGCCTGGGAGTCCGACTCCCGTCGCGTGGATCCGTGTGACGGAGGGGTAACGGAAGGAGGCAAACGgacggagggggggggggatttgcaaaacaCGAAGGGAACGGTTGGGGGAGGTGCGGGCGCCTGGATGAAAAAAGTCCCCAGCTCTGTCCGCTGCCCTCGGATGGGGATCCAGTGGCCTCCGTTGGAGTTTCCAAAGTTTCCACCGATACCTTGGTTTCCATAGGATACGGTCCCGTTATAAAAAGGCAAGAAAAAGTGCTAAGTTCTCGTGGAACAAAATTGACCACTGCAGCTGGTCTACCACTGCAACAGTAAGAAAACCCGACTCGGTAGCGAGCCATATATATAGCCAAAGGGCGCACGAGGAACACAACAAACAAGATCGTCCACCTCGCCGGAGACGACTCACTCATCCAACAGCGCGGCACGCTGACCGATCTCCAttagccgccgcgccggccatggacatgccgccgccgcctcctcctcctcctcctcctcctcctcctcctcattttGGTGGCCCCGCCGCCGGTGGAGGCAGGCCTGACCGGAAGACGGTGGAGCGCAACCGCCGCAATCAGATGAACGCCCTCTACTCCCGCCTCGACCAGCTCGTCCGCGCCGGAAGCTCGCCGTCGTCTGCACCCCAAGTTCGTGCTCATTCATCATCGCATATATATCATCCATGCATCTTTACGTACcatttatatatatgtatatatatttatttatttatttgtgtcaTCAGGCGGCGGTGCTGCAGCGCGGGCCGCCGGCGATGACCCGGCCGGACAggttggaggaggcggcggcgtacaTCAGGCAGACGACGGAGAGGGTGGAGAGGCTCAAGGAGAGGAAGCGGGAGctgacggcggcgcgggcgtcgtcgtcgtcgtcccagGGCTCCTCGTCCGCtggcggggcggcggaggtggaggtgcaGCACCTGGGGTCCGGCCTGCACGCCATCCTCGTGACCGGCGCGCCGCCGAGCGACGGGGCGTCGTTCCACCGCGCGGTGCGCGCcgtggaggaggccggcggcgaggtgcagAACGCGCACTTCTCTTTTGTCGGCGCTAGGGCCGTCTACACCATCCACACGCTGGTCAGTCAGTCGTGTCGCCGTCCATATCTACGCGGTTATTGTAGACTAATAATAACTCAGC is drawn from Panicum virgatum strain AP13 chromosome 1N, P.virgatum_v5, whole genome shotgun sequence and contains these coding sequences:
- the LOC120655184 gene encoding transcription factor bHLH162-like, translated to MDMPPPPPPPPPPPPPPHFGGPAAGGGRPDRKTVERNRRNQMNALYSRLDQLVRAGSSPSSAPQAAVLQRGPPAMTRPDRLEEAAAYIRQTTERVERLKERKRELTAARASSSSSQGSSSAGGAAEVEVQHLGSGLHAILVTGAPPSDGASFHRAVRAVEEAGGEVQNAHFSFVGARAVYTIHTLVAEGGIERVVQRLKAALRGDA